A genomic region of Eucalyptus grandis isolate ANBG69807.140 chromosome 5, ASM1654582v1, whole genome shotgun sequence contains the following coding sequences:
- the LOC104443961 gene encoding ABC transporter C family member 10, which produces MENSENHENDAVYEPLLDKEQNSNVTPFAKAGFLSKMSFCWLNPLMKLGKEKILQDEDIPRLRLEERAETCYLRFMEQLHREKNPYDTYSILSAIFYCEWRGILISGFFALTKVLTLSTGPLFLIAFIAVADGEEAFEYEGYVLAVGLFLAKCLESLSERQWYFRARLIGLRIRSFLSAAICHKQLRLSSSAKMTHSPGQIVNYVTSDAYRIGEFPHWFHQIWSTILQLCLALAIVYYAVGLATLAAVTVIILIVAVTSPMTKLQLKYQRNLMEAQDKRLKAIVEVLANMKVLKLYAWEKHFKKVIEELRKDESEWIAAVLWQKGYYMVLFWSSPVLVPAITFWACYFIGIPLTASNVFMFLASLRIVHEPIRLIPDVVGSFIQAKVSLSRIAEFLEAPELENKPTTQQTDNEVLEMAVFLDSHEISWHSGPSNETLRNINLSVRKGEKVAICGEVGSGKSTLLAAILGEVPYIDGMVQVHGRMAYVSQTAWIQTGTIQENILFGSAMDSIKYGEVIQNCSLAKDIEMFPFGDQTQIGERGVNLSGGQKQRIQLARALYQDADVYLLDDPFSAVDAHTATSLFNEYVMKALSRKTVLLVTHQVDFLPAFNSILLMSSGQIVSTGMYNQLLASCQEFQDLVNAHNTISGCGNQIGITSSGRPGYLEEQIQNICIEEQLEASLGSQLIMEEERETGDSGFKPYLQYLKHNKGFLFITLATISHIIFIAGQFVQNYWLASEVNTTSVSTVELNYVYTGITVVLALFLLIRSYFIVYLGCGASDSIFSVLLHSLIRAPMSFYDSTPLGRILSRVSSDLSIIDIDVAFNLFTALGSTINTYSSFLILAFLTWPVLFVVIPMIYLTLIIQKYYYASSNELMRLNGTTKSTLASYLAESIAGVMTIRAFGQEDRFFSRSLWLIDVNASPNFHSFSANEWLVQRLEVLCAIVLTSSALAITFLDLGSSSSGYVGMALAYGLSLNVFLVFSVQFQCSISNLIISVERLEQYMHIQSEAPEVIEDSLPAVDWPSSGNVEICNLKVRYRPDSPLVLHGITCKMKGGHKIGIVGRTGSGKTTLISALFRLVEPTDGKIIVDGVDITTIGLHDLRSHFGVIPQDPTLFGGTVRYNLDPLSEHTDEEIWEVLGKCQLWEAIQGKEKGLDSLVVQDGSNWSMGQRQLFCLGRALLRRSRILVLDEATASIDNATDSILQRTIRREFTDSTVITVAHRILTVMDCTMVLAISDGRLVEYDEPMKLVGKEDSLFGQLHKEYWSRTSNASNYPASL; this is translated from the exons ATGGAGAATAGCGAGAATCACGAAAATGACGCTGTGTATGAACCTTTGCTGGACAAAGAACAGAACAGCAACGTCACTCCTTTTGCTAAGGCGGGATTTCTCAGCAAGATGTCGTTTTGCTGGTTGAATCCACTTATGAAATTGGGGAAAGAGAAGATCCTTCAAGATGAGGATATTCCGCGTCTCAGGTTGGAAGAGCGAGCGGAAACATGTTACTTGAGGTTCATGGAGCAACTGCACAGAGAAAAGAACCCATATGACACCTACTCCATCTTGTCCGCTATATTTTACTGCGAATGGAGAGGTATTTTAATTTCTGGGTTCTTTGCTTTGACCAAGGTCTTGACTCTTTCCACCGGGCCTTTGTTCCTTATTGCCTTCATTGCTGTTGCCGACGGAGAAGAAGCTTTTGAGTATGAGGGTTATGTACTAGCTGTTGGATTGTTCCTGGCTAAATGCTTGGAATCTCTATCGGAAAGGCAATGGTATTTTAGAGCAAGACTGATTGGACTCCGAATAAGATCTTTTCTATCTGCAGCCATTTGTCACAAGCAATTGCGGCTCTCCAGTTCAGCGAAAATGACTCACTCTCCAGGCCAGATAGTAAATTATGTCACTTCGGATGCTTATAGGATCGGCGAGTTCCCTCACTGGTTTCACCAAATATGGTCGACTATCCTTCAGCTGTGCCTTGCATTAGCCATTGTCTACTACGCTGTGGGCCTTGCCACTTTGGCGGCTGTAACGGTTATCATATTGATTGTCGCTGTGACTTCTCCGATGACCAAATTGCAACTCAAGTATCAAAGAAATCTCATGGAGGCTCAAGATAAAAGGCTGAAGGCGATCGTGGAGGTGCTTGCAAATATGAAGGTGTTGAAGTTGTATGCTTGGGAGAagcacttcaagaaagtcatcGAGGAGCTCAGGAAAGATGAATCAGAGTGGATCGCAGCTGTTTTGTGGCAAAAGGGTTACTATATGGTCCTGTTTTGGTCTTCGCCAGTTTTAGTTCCCGCCATCACTTTCTGGGCATGCTACTTCATAGGCATTCCCTTGACCGCAAGCAATGTCTTCATGTTCTTGGCGAGTTTAAGAATCGTTCATGAACCAATCAGGTTGATTCCTGATGTGGTCGGGTCCTTCATCCAGGCTAAGGTTTCATTGTCTCGCATTGCTGAATTTCTAGAGGCGCCTGAATTGGAAAATAAACCAACAACGCAGCAGACTGATAATGAGGTCCTGGAAATGGCTGTATTCTTGGATTCACATGAAATTTCCTGGCACAGTGGTCCCTCAAATGAGACATTGAGGAATATAAATTTGTCAGtcagaaaaggagagaaagtaGCTATATGTGGGGAAGTTGGGTCAGGGAAATCTACCCTTTTAGCTGCAATTCTTGGAGAGGTTCCTTATATCGATGGCATG GTGCAAGTTCATGGTAGGATGGCGTATGTGTCTCAGACAGCGTGGATCCAGACAGGGACTATACAAGAAAATATCCTATTTGGATCAGCCATGGACTCCATCAAATATGGAGAAGTAATTCAGAACTGTTCCCTGGCCAAGGACATCGAGATGTTTCCCTTTGGGGATCAAACGCAAATAGGGGAAAGAGGTGTCAATTTGAGCGGGGGGCAGAAGCAAAGGATACAACTTGCGCGCGCTCTGTATCAGGATGCGGATGTGTATCTGTTGGATGATCCCTTCAGTGCCGTGGATGCACACACAGCAACAAGcttatttaat GAATATGTCATGAAAGCATTATCCCGAAAGACTGTTTTGCTCGTTACGCATCAAGTTGACTTCCTTCCAGCTTTCAACTCTATCCTG TTAATGTCATCCGGGCAAATCGTAAGCACCGGCATGTACAATCAGTTGTTGGCTTCTTGCCAAGAATTTCAGGACCTTGTGAATGCGCATAACACTATCTCTGGTTGTGGAAATCAAATCGGAATCACTTCATCAGGAAGGCCTGGATATTTGGAGGAGCAGATCCAGAATATATGCATAGAGGAACAACTCGAGGCCTCTCTGGGAAGTCAATTGATTatggaggaggaaagagagacaGGAGACAGCGGTTTCAAGCCCTACTTACAGTATCTGAAACACAACAAGGGCTTTTTGTTTATCACCTTGGCAACTATATCTCACATAATCTTTATAGCTGGGCAGTTCGTGCAAAATTATTGGTTGGCTTCTGAAGTCAACACTACGAGTGTGAGCACTGTCGAGTTGAACTATGTTTACACTGGCATCACCGTTGTCCTAGCTCTCTTTTTGCTTATTAGATCGTATTTCATAGTCTATTTAGGTTGCGGCGCATCGGACTCCATATTCTCTGTGTTGTTGCACTCCCTTATTCGTGCACCGATGTCCTTTTATGACTCAACTCCTCTGGGAAGAATACTCAGCCGG GTTTCTTCAGATCTAAGCATCATCGACATCGATGTGGCCTTCAATTTATTTACTGCCCTTGGGTCCACGATAAATACCTACTCGAGCTTTTTGATACTTGCTTTTCTTACGTGGCCGGTTTTATTTGTCGTCATACCCATGATTTATCTGACACTGATCATTCAG AAATACTACTATGCTTCTTCGAATGAGTTGATGCGACTCAATGGCACAACCAAGTCTACACTTGCGAGCTACCTCGCCGAGTCCATTGCTGGAGTGATGACAATCAGAGCATTTGGCCAAGAAGACAGATTCTTTTCCAGAAGTCTTTGGCTTATTGATGTGAATGCCAGTCCAAATTTCCACAGCTTTTCAGCCAATGAGTGGCTGGTCCAACGTCTGGAAGTCCTGTGTGCTATCGTCCTAACATCCTCAGCCCTCGCAATTACTTTTCTCGATCTTGGGTCCTCTTCCTCTG GATACGTTGGAATGGCGCTGGCATATGGTCTATCTTTAAATGTCTTCCTGGTCTTTTCGGTCCAATTCCAGTGCTCAATATCGAATTTGATTATTTCCGTAGAAAGGCTAGAGCAGTACATGCACATTCAAAGTGAAGCTCCGGAAGTGATCGAAGATAGCCTACCAGCGGTGGACTGGCCTTCTTCCGGCAATGTTGAGATTTGTAATCTGAAG GTCAGGTATCGGCCCGATTCTCCCCTTGTTCTTCATGGGATAACCTGTAAAATGAAAGGAGGGCACAAGATTGGGATCGTTGGCCGGACTGGTAGTGGAAAGACGACACTCATCAGCGCTTTGTTCCGTCTAGTGGAGCCTACCGATGGGAAAATAATAGTTGATGGCGTAGACATTACCACTATCGGACTTCATGACCTGAGATCACATTTTGGGGTCATTCCGCAAGATCCAACGCTTTTTGGCGGGACAGTTCGATACAACCTGGACCCCTTGTCGGAGCACACTGATGAGGAAATATGGGAG GTTCTAGGAAAATGTCAGCTCTGGGAGGCCATACAAGGCAAAGAGAAGGGCCTGGACTCTTTAg TCGTACAGGATGGATCTAACTGGAGCATGGGGCAACGGCAATTGTTTTGCCTAGGACGAGCTTTGCTGAGGCGAAGCCGGATACTAGTCCTGGATGAAGCCACTGCATCCATTGACAACGCGACCGATTCAATCCTCCAGAGAACCATACGAAGGGAATTCACAGACTCCACCGTCATAACCGTGGCCCACCGGATACTGACCGTCATGGACTGCACGATGGTGTTGGCAATAAGCGATG GGAGATTGGTAGAGTATGATGAGCCTATGAAATTGGTAGGCAAGGAAGATTCGTTGTTTGGGCAGCTGCACAAGGAGTACTGGTCTCGAACGTCGAATGCGAGTAATTACCCTGCGAGCCTTTGA